One Erpetoichthys calabaricus chromosome 9, fErpCal1.3, whole genome shotgun sequence genomic region harbors:
- the LOC114657411 gene encoding zinc finger and BTB domain-containing protein 26-like — MSQNPELLHFKFSNYGDSMLQKMNLLRKQNRFCDVTVHVNDLEVQGHKVVFAAGSPFLRDQFLLNDSKDIKISIFQSSEVGKQLLLSCYTGFLEFPEMELVNYLTAASFLQMGHIVERCTESLLKFIKPRDAPKDQGASSVSVQPNQENLSSEPVTVQDIDDKEEEDEEEEQDDVEEDVIMQPDSPSIQQVDDNTDGEDNAITIVKVESIGDQAPMSSGKLQTHFPSPAPTALHTPEPQHSLINSTVDTRIGEIVGSQAQGYSSSAGTDTLLLGKNNFGGYMRNQEKCLQWYHQCPKCARVFRQLENYANHLKMHKLFMCLLCGKTFTQKGNLHRHMRVHAGIKPFQCKICGKTFTQKCSLLDHLNLHSGDKPHKCNYCDMVFAHKPVLRKHLKQIHGKNSFDNANERNLQESSVDYEYGRAHDTDAENADHSMSSIQLQSDL, encoded by the coding sequence ATGTCTCAAAATCCAGAACTCCTTCACTTCAAATTTTCAAATTATGGGGATTCGATGctgcaaaaaatgaatttgctgagaaaacaaaaccgGTTCTGTGATGTTACAGTGCATGTCAATGACTTGGAAGTACAAGGACACAAGGTTGTCTTTGCTGCAGGATCCCCCTTTTTGAGGGACCAGTTTCTACTTAATGATTCCAAGGACATAAAAATCTCTATCTTTCAGAGCTCAGAGGTTGGGAAACAACTTTTGCTTTCCTGTTACACTGGATTTTTAGAATTTCCAGAGATGGAGCTTGTTAATTACTTGACTGCTGCAAGCTTTCTTCAGATGGGTCACATTGTGGAAAGATGTACAGAATCTTTACTCAAGTTTATTAAGCCTAGAGATGCCCCAAAGGATCAAGGTGCTTCATCAGTGAGTGTTCAACCAAATCAGGAAAATCTGTCCAGTGAGCCAGTGACTGTGCAAGACATTGATGATAAAgaagaggaggatgaggaggaagAACAAGATGACGTGGAAGAGGATGTCATTATGCAGCCCGATTCTCCCAGCATTCAACAAGTGGATGACAATACAGATGGTGAGGATAATGCTATTACAATTGTGAAGGTAGAATCAATTGGAGATCAGGCACCCATGTCAAGTGGTAAGCTTCAAACACACTTCCCGTCACCAGCTCCAACTGCTTTGCACACTCCTGAGCCTCAGCATTCCCTCATCAATTCCACTGTGGATACAAGAATTGGAGAAATAGTAGGAAGCCAAGCACAAGGCTATAGCTCTTCTGCAGGCACAGACACTCTCCTGCTTGGCAAAAATAATTTTGGAGGCTATATGAGGAATCAGGAAAAATGTCTTCAGTGGTACCACCAATGTCCAAAGTGTGCAAGAGTCTTTCGTCAACTAGAAAACTATGCTAATCATCTGAAGATGCACAAGCTCTTTATGTGTTTGCTATGTGGAAAGACCTTCACCCAGAAAGGTAACCTTCACAGACACATGCGAGTGCATGCTGGAATCAAACCTTTCCAGTGTAAGATCTGCGGAAAGACATTTACACAAAAATGCTCTCTCTTAGATCACCTCAACCTGCACAGTGGAGACAAGCCACATAAATGTAATTACTGTGACATGGTATTTGCACACAAGCCTGTTTTAAGGAAGCACCTCAAGCAGATCCATGGGAAGAACAGTTTTGACAATGCTAACGAGAGGAATCTGCAGGAGAGCTCAGTAGATTATGAATATGGTAGAGCCCATGACACAGATGCTGAAAATGCAGATCATAGTATGAGTTCTATACAGCTGCAGAGTGATTTGTag